A single window of Bufo bufo chromosome 10, aBufBuf1.1, whole genome shotgun sequence DNA harbors:
- the LOC120980100 gene encoding putative mediator of RNA polymerase II transcription subunit 26: MACPENRPNARPPVTRCFTKACDPPKHNERQHISVTLGNNQYNQQYNQQYNHQYNLQYSHQYNQQYNHQYNQQYNHQYSHQYNLQYNHQYSHQYSHQYNHQYSHQYNHQYNYQYNQQYNHQYNQQYNHQYSHQYNQQYSHQYNHQYNQQYNQQYNQQYNHQYNLQYSHQYNQQYNHQYNQQYNHQYSHQYNLQYNHQYNHQYNYQYNQQYNQQYNQQYNQQYNHQYNQQYNHQYNQQYNHQYSHQYNLQYNHQYNQQYNHQYSHQYNHQYSHQYNHQYNYQYNQQYNHQYNQQYNHQYSHQYNQQYSHQYNHQYNQQYNQQYNQQYNHQYNLQYSHQYNQQYNHQYNQQYNHQYSHQYNLQYNHQYNQQYNHQYSHQYNHQYSHQYNHQYNYQYNQQYNQQYNQQYNHQYNLQYSHQYNQQYNHQYNQQYNHQYSHQYNLQYNHQYNQQYNHQYSHQYNHQYSHQYNHQYNHQYNQQYNHQYSHQYNLQYNHQYNHQCNQQYSHQYNNQYSHQYNYQYNQQYNQQYNHLYNHQYSHQFNLQYNHQYNHQYNQQYNYQYSHQYNQQYSHQYNQQYNYQYSNQYKQQYSYQYNQQYNYQYSHQYNQQYGHQYNHQYSHQYNQQCNQQYNYQYNHQYNHQYNPYYSHQYNHQYIHQYIHQYNHQYNHQYNHQYNQQYNHQYSH, translated from the exons ATGGCGTGTCCTGAGAATCGACCCAACGCTCGACCTCCAGTGACTCGATGTTTCACGAAGGCCTGTGACCCCCCCAAACATAATGAGCGACA ACATATATCTGTTACACTGGGGAACAACCAGTACAACCAGCAATACAACCAGCAGTACAACCACCAGTACAACCTCCAGTACAGCCACCAGTACAACCAGCAGTACAACCACCAGTACAACCAGCAGTACAACCACCAGTACAGCCACCAGTACAACCTCCAGTACAACCACCAGTACAGCCACCAGTACAGCCACCAGTACAACCACCAGTACAGCCACCAGTACAACCACCAGTACAACTACCAGTACAACCAGCAGTATAACCACCAGTACAACCAGCAGTACAACCACCAGTACAGCCACCAGTACAACCAGCAGTACAGCCACCAGTACAACCACCAGTACAACCAGCAGTACAACCAGCAATACAACCAGCAGTACAACCACCAGTACAACCTCCAGTACAGCCACCAGTACAACCAGCAGTACAACCACCAGTACAACCAGCAGTACAACCACCAGTACAGCCACCAGTACAACCTCCAGTACAACCACCAGTACAACCACCAGTACAACTACCAGTACAACCAGCAGTACAACCAGCAGTACAACCAGCAATACAACCAGCAGTACAACCACCAGTACAACCAGCAGTATAACCACCAGTACAACCAGCAGTACAACCACCAGTACAGCCACCAGTACAACCTCCAGTACAACCACCAATACAACCAGCAGTACAACCACCAGTACAGCCACCAGTACAACCACCAGTACAGCCACCAGTACAACCACCAGTACAACTACCAGTACAACCAGCAGTATAACCACCAGTACAACCAGCAGTACAACCACCAGTACAGCCACCAGTACAACCAGCAGTACAGCCACCAGTACAACCACCAGTACAACCAGCAGTACAACCAGCAATACAACCAGCAGTACAACCACCAGTACAACCTCCAGTACAGCCACCAGTACAACCAGCAGTACAACCACCAGTACAACCAGCAGTACAACCACCAGTACAGCCACCAGTACAACCTCCAGTACAACCACCAGTACAACCAGCAGTACAACCACCAGTACAGCCACCAGTACAACCACCAGTACAGCCACCAGTACAATCACCAGTACAACTACCAGTACAACCAGCAGTACAACCAGCAATACAACCAGCAGTACAACCACCAGTACAACCTCCAGTACAGCCACCAGTACAACCAGCAGTACAACCACCAGTACAACCAGCAGTACAACCACCAGTACAGCCACCAGTACAACCTCCAGTACAACCACCAGTACAACCAGCAGTACAACCACCAGTACAGCCACCAGTACAACCACCAGTACAGCCACCAGTACAATCACCAGTACAACCACCAGTACAACCAGCAGTACAACCACCAGTACAGCCACCAGTACAACCTCCAGTACAACCACCAGTACAACCACCAGTGCAACCAGCAGTACAGCCACCAGTACAACAACCAGTACAGCCACCAGTACAACTACCAGTACAACCAGCAGTACAACCAGCAATACAACCACCTGTACAACCACCAGTACAGCCACCAGTTCAACCTCCAGTACAACCACCAGTACAACCACCAGTACAACCAGCAGTACAACTACCAGTACAGCCACCAGTACAACCAGCAGTACAGCCACCAGTACAACCAGCAGTACAACTACCAGTACAGCAACCAGTACAAACAGCAGTACAGCTACCAGTACAACCAGCAGTACAACTACCAGTACAGCCACCAGTACAACCAGCAGTACGGCCACCAGTACAACCACCAGTACAGCCACCAGTACAACCAGCAGTGCAACCAGCAGTACAACTACCAGTACAACCACCAGTATAACCATCAGTACAACCCCTACTACAGCCACCAGTACAACCACCAGTACATCCACCAGTACATCCACCAGTACAACCATCAGTACAACCACCAGTACAACCACCAGTACAACCAGCAGTACAACCACCAGTACAGCCACTAG